Proteins encoded by one window of Orbaceae bacterium BiB:
- a CDS encoding GNAT family N-acetyltransferase: MQILEDNERLYIKSPDGKSEIAEITFSRIGDDKASINHTYVSDDYQGQGIAGQLFNLVIEKMQQEGRKIIPICSYAKQQFERRPELQTILAKF; the protein is encoded by the coding sequence ATGCAAATTTTAGAAGATAATGAACGTTTGTATATTAAGAGTCCAGATGGCAAGAGTGAGATTGCAGAAATCACGTTCAGCCGGATTGGTGATGACAAAGCCTCCATTAATCACACTTATGTGAGTGATGATTATCAAGGTCAAGGCATTGCTGGTCAGTTATTCAATCTTGTTATTGAAAAAATGCAACAAGAAGGACGTAAAATTATTCCGATTTGTTCTTATGCTAAACAGCAATTTGAGCGAAGACCGGAACTGCAAACAATTCTAGCTAAATTTTAA
- the asnB gene encoding asparagine synthase B — MCSILGILDIKSDPEQLRTKALELSSLMRHRGPDWSGIFASDKAILAHERLSIVDVNTGAQPLYNKDKTLVLAVNGEIYNHQELRAQYKDRYEFQTGSDCEVILALYQEKGIHCLDELQGMFAFILYDINKDTYFIGRDHIGIIPLYTGHDENGSLYVASEMKALVPVCKTIAPFPPGSYLSSTEGEIKSYYQRDWMEYDNVKNNPTDINELRTALEESVKSHLMSDVPYGVLLSGGLDSSVISAITKKYAARRVEDHEKSEAWWPQLHSFAVGLKGAPDLKAAQAVADHLGTVHHEINFTIQEGIDAIRDVIYFIETYDVTTIRASTPMYLMARKIKAMGIKMVLSGEGADEVFGGYLYFHKAPNAKEFHEETVRKLAALHMYDCARANKAMSAWGVEARVPFLDKKFLDVAMRINPKDKMCGSNGKMEKHIVREAFESYLPASVVWRQKEQFSDGVGYSWIDTLKEIAEKKVTDQQLENAKFRFPYNTPASKEAYMYREIFDELFPLPSAAESVPGGPSVACSTAKAIEWDESFKNLNDPSGRAAVGVHNDAYKK; from the coding sequence ATGTGTTCGATTCTTGGTATTCTAGATATTAAATCAGATCCAGAACAACTACGCACCAAAGCGCTAGAACTATCAAGTTTAATGCGTCATCGTGGTCCTGATTGGTCTGGTATTTTTGCTTCAGATAAAGCAATTCTTGCTCATGAACGTCTATCAATTGTGGATGTTAATACAGGAGCTCAACCGCTTTATAATAAAGATAAAACTTTAGTTTTAGCCGTTAATGGCGAAATTTATAATCACCAAGAACTACGTGCTCAATATAAAGATCGTTATGAATTTCAAACTGGCTCAGATTGTGAAGTTATTTTAGCGCTTTATCAAGAAAAAGGTATTCACTGTTTAGACGAATTGCAGGGGATGTTTGCCTTTATTTTATATGATATTAATAAAGATACTTATTTTATTGGTCGTGATCATATCGGTATTATTCCGTTATATACGGGCCATGATGAAAACGGCTCGCTATATGTTGCCTCAGAAATGAAAGCATTAGTTCCCGTTTGTAAAACAATTGCCCCATTCCCACCAGGAAGTTATTTATCTAGTACTGAAGGTGAAATCAAGTCTTACTATCAACGAGACTGGATGGAATATGACAATGTTAAAAATAACCCAACTGATATTAACGAATTACGTACTGCACTTGAAGAGTCAGTAAAAAGTCATTTAATGTCTGATGTTCCTTATGGGGTATTGCTATCTGGCGGACTTGATTCTTCTGTCATTTCAGCAATTACTAAAAAATATGCAGCTCGCCGCGTTGAAGATCACGAGAAGTCAGAAGCTTGGTGGCCACAACTTCACTCTTTTGCAGTTGGTTTAAAAGGTGCACCAGATCTTAAAGCAGCACAAGCGGTTGCCGATCATTTAGGTACCGTACATCATGAAATCAACTTTACCATTCAAGAAGGTATTGATGCTATTCGTGACGTTATTTACTTTATTGAAACTTATGATGTCACTACAATTCGTGCATCAACCCCAATGTACTTAATGGCTCGTAAGATTAAAGCCATGGGCATTAAAATGGTCTTATCTGGCGAAGGTGCTGATGAAGTGTTCGGTGGATATTTATATTTCCACAAAGCGCCAAATGCTAAAGAGTTCCATGAAGAAACGGTACGTAAACTAGCAGCTCTGCATATGTATGATTGTGCTCGTGCGAATAAAGCAATGTCTGCCTGGGGTGTTGAAGCTCGAGTGCCATTCTTAGATAAAAAATTCTTAGATGTAGCAATGCGCATTAATCCAAAAGATAAAATGTGTGGTAGCAACGGCAAGATGGAAAAACATATTGTTCGTGAAGCATTTGAATCTTATCTTCCGGCATCAGTTGTATGGCGTCAGAAAGAGCAATTCTCTGATGGTGTGGGTTATAGCTGGATTGATACATTGAAAGAAATTGCAGAGAAGAAAGTCACCGATCAGCAATTAGAGAATGCGAAATTTAGATTTCCGTATAACACACCTGCGTCAAAAGAAGCTTATATGTATCGCGAAATTTTTGATGAACTTTTCCCTCTACCAAGTGCAGCAGAAAGTGTACCGGGTGGTCCATCTGTTGCTTGCTCAACAGCTAAGGCTATTGAATGGGATGAATCATTCAAAAATCTAAACGATCCATCTGGTCGTGCGGCAGTTGGTGTACATAACGATGCTTATAAAAAATAG
- a CDS encoding KpsF/GutQ family sugar-phosphate isomerase, translating into MSVDIIEYAQSILKSEAQSIEKLIPRIDEQFINIIELILTIKGRVICTGMGKPGYIAHKLAATLMSTGTPSIYLHPAEAIHGDLGMVTPQDVVIAISNSGETAEILNILPVINKIGAPLIAICGNNQSTLAKQSKYYLDAAVDSESCPFNLAPTNSTTAQLALGDTLAITLMKMKGFTSQDFAFYHPGGNLGSVRLLTLNKLLEQTHRNPIITKERPLSEALFIMTDAGIGAISVVDDKQHLLGIITDGDIRRSLKCNVDFFSKTVNDVMTINPTAIHESQLVLSALNFMQNHQPSPITVLPVINHENVVTGMIHITDIFKLSR; encoded by the coding sequence ATGAGTGTCGATATAATCGAATATGCACAAAGTATCTTAAAATCAGAAGCGCAATCTATTGAGAAATTAATTCCTCGAATTGATGAGCAATTTATTAATATTATTGAATTAATTCTTACTATTAAAGGACGAGTTATCTGTACGGGTATGGGGAAGCCCGGTTATATTGCACACAAATTAGCGGCGACACTGATGAGTACGGGGACTCCATCTATTTATCTTCATCCCGCTGAAGCGATTCATGGTGATCTTGGTATGGTCACTCCACAAGATGTTGTTATTGCTATTTCTAATAGTGGTGAAACCGCAGAGATACTCAATATTTTGCCAGTGATTAATAAAATAGGTGCCCCACTGATAGCCATTTGTGGAAACAATCAATCGACTCTGGCCAAACAGTCTAAATATTATTTAGATGCTGCGGTGGATAGTGAATCCTGTCCATTTAATTTAGCACCGACTAATAGTACTACCGCTCAGCTAGCCTTAGGCGATACTTTAGCTATTACGTTAATGAAAATGAAAGGCTTCACTTCACAAGATTTTGCTTTTTATCATCCCGGCGGTAATTTGGGATCCGTGCGTTTATTAACTTTAAATAAACTGCTTGAACAAACTCATCGAAATCCGATTATTACAAAAGAGAGACCATTATCAGAGGCACTTTTTATTATGACAGATGCGGGTATTGGTGCAATTTCGGTGGTTGATGATAAGCAGCATCTACTAGGGATTATAACTGATGGTGATATTCGCCGTAGCTTAAAGTGCAATGTTGATTTTTTCTCTAAAACGGTTAACGATGTAATGACTATAAATCCTACCGCCATTCATGAATCACAATTGGTTTTAAGTGCATTAAACTTCATGCAAAATCATCAACCAAGCCCAATTACGGTATTGCCTGTTATTAATCATGAGAATGTTGTAACTGGCATGATCCATATCACAGATATATTTAAGTTAAGTCGATAG
- the pfkA gene encoding 6-phosphofructokinase, with protein MVKKIGVLTSGGDSPGMNAAIRGVVRTALTEGLEVYGVEDGYLGLYENRINQLHRYSVSDIITRGGTFLGSARFPAFKEKAIREQAIENLKKNDIDALVVIGGDGSYMGAMRLTEEGFPCIGLPGTIDNDIRGTDYTIGYFTALQTAVEAIDRLRDTCSSHHRISIIEIMGRGCGDLTLNAAVAGGCEFMIIPEITNTKEDLITEIKQGFAKGKKHAIVAVAEHMLDVGELAKDIEAAVKHETRATVLGHVQRGGSPVPYDRILGSRMGAYAVELLIQGQGGRSVGIQNGKLIHHDIMDALNNMKRPFDIDLYNTAKRLF; from the coding sequence ATGGTAAAAAAAATAGGTGTACTAACCAGCGGTGGCGACTCGCCAGGTATGAATGCGGCGATTCGCGGTGTAGTTAGAACCGCTTTAACCGAAGGCTTAGAAGTATATGGCGTTGAAGACGGTTACTTAGGATTATATGAAAATAGAATTAATCAACTTCACCGTTATAGCGTATCGGATATTATTACACGAGGCGGAACATTTTTAGGTTCAGCTCGCTTCCCAGCTTTTAAAGAAAAAGCGATCCGAGAACAAGCCATTGAAAACTTAAAGAAAAACGACATTGATGCTTTAGTTGTCATTGGCGGAGATGGTTCGTATATGGGGGCGATGCGACTGACTGAAGAAGGATTCCCATGTATTGGTCTACCAGGTACGATTGATAACGATATTAGAGGTACCGATTATACGATTGGTTATTTTACTGCATTACAAACAGCAGTTGAAGCAATTGACCGTTTACGTGATACCTGCTCTTCTCATCACCGAATTTCTATTATTGAAATTATGGGACGAGGTTGTGGCGATTTAACGTTAAATGCAGCGGTCGCAGGTGGTTGTGAGTTTATGATTATTCCTGAGATCACCAATACAAAAGAGGACTTAATCACTGAAATCAAGCAAGGCTTTGCAAAAGGTAAAAAACATGCCATTGTTGCAGTTGCCGAACATATGCTAGATGTGGGTGAATTGGCTAAAGACATTGAAGCGGCCGTTAAACATGAAACTCGTGCAACAGTGCTTGGTCATGTACAACGAGGTGGCTCACCGGTTCCTTATGATCGTATATTAGGCTCAAGAATGGGCGCTTATGCGGTTGAATTGTTAATCCAAGGACAAGGTGGTCGTAGTGTTGGTATCCAAAATGGTAAGTTAATTCATCATGATATCATGGATGCACTTAACAATATGAAACGTCCATTTGATATCGATCTCTATAATACAGCCAAACGATTATTCTAA
- the gltX gene encoding glutamate--tRNA ligase: MKVKTRFAPSPTGYLHVGGARTALYSWLYTRHAKGTFVLRIEDTDLERSTPEAIEAIIEGMNWLDLSWDEGPFYQTKRFDRYEQVINQMIKAGSAYRCFCSKERLEQLREEQMAKGEKARYDGHCRCESVQKSYTGNEPHVIRFANPVDGSVLFNDLIRGPIEIANKELDDLIIRRTDGSPTYNFCVVVDDWDMEITHVIRGEDHINNTPRQINILKALGAPLPQYGHVSMILGDDGQKLSKRHGAVSVMQYRDDGYLPEALLNYLVRLGWSHGDQEIFSREEMIEFFTLDAVSRSASAFNTEKLLWLNHHYINHLDADYVAQHLMWHMQKQGYDLSHGPDLVSIVKLYGERCKTLKEMAESCAYCYNDFSDFDADAAKKHLRLVAKEPLELIKHKLTQISELDWQTETIHHAIQSTADELSVGMGKVGMPLRVAVTGIGQSPSVDATIQAIGKSRTLSRIDKAINYILARADQ, translated from the coding sequence ATGAAAGTTAAAACTCGTTTTGCCCCAAGTCCAACTGGCTATCTACATGTTGGTGGCGCTCGTACTGCGCTTTATTCTTGGTTATATACCCGCCATGCTAAAGGAACTTTTGTTTTACGTATCGAGGATACTGACTTAGAGCGTTCAACACCTGAAGCTATTGAGGCAATCATCGAAGGTATGAACTGGTTAGATCTTTCTTGGGATGAAGGACCATTTTATCAAACGAAACGTTTTGATCGTTATGAACAAGTTATCAATCAAATGATTAAAGCTGGCAGCGCTTATCGTTGTTTCTGCTCTAAAGAAAGATTAGAACAGTTACGTGAAGAGCAAATGGCTAAAGGTGAAAAAGCCCGTTATGATGGTCATTGCCGTTGTGAGTCAGTCCAAAAATCATATACAGGTAATGAACCGCACGTAATCCGTTTTGCAAATCCAGTTGATGGATCAGTACTCTTTAATGATCTAATTAGAGGCCCGATTGAAATCGCGAATAAAGAGTTAGATGACTTAATTATTCGTCGTACTGATGGCTCACCAACCTATAACTTTTGTGTTGTTGTTGATGACTGGGATATGGAAATCACGCATGTTATTCGTGGTGAAGATCATATTAACAATACTCCACGCCAAATTAATATTTTAAAAGCCCTTGGTGCCCCATTACCACAATATGGTCATGTATCGATGATTTTAGGTGATGATGGACAAAAATTATCTAAACGCCATGGTGCAGTTAGTGTGATGCAATACCGTGATGATGGTTATTTACCTGAAGCGTTACTCAATTACTTAGTTCGCTTAGGCTGGTCTCATGGTGACCAAGAAATTTTCTCACGAGAAGAGATGATCGAATTTTTCACTTTAGACGCAGTTAGTCGTTCAGCTAGTGCATTTAATACTGAAAAATTACTCTGGTTAAATCACCACTACATCAATCACTTAGATGCTGATTACGTTGCTCAGCATTTAATGTGGCACATGCAAAAACAAGGTTATGATCTTAGTCATGGACCGGATTTAGTGAGTATCGTTAAATTATATGGTGAACGTTGTAAAACTTTGAAAGAGATGGCTGAATCTTGTGCTTATTGCTACAACGACTTTAGTGACTTTGACGCTGATGCAGCTAAAAAACATTTACGTCTTGTCGCTAAAGAGCCTTTAGAACTTATTAAACATAAATTGACACAAATATCAGAACTAGATTGGCAGACGGAGACGATTCATCACGCGATCCAAAGCACCGCTGATGAACTGAGCGTAGGTATGGGTAAAGTTGGTATGCCACTACGCGTTGCAGTAACTGGGATTGGTCAATCACCGTCGGTAGATGCAACCATTCAAGCGATTGGTAAGAGCAGAACGTTATCGCGCATTGACAAAGCGATTAACTATATTCTTGCAAGAGCAGATCAGTAA
- a CDS encoding VanW family protein, translating into MRKPLSHYHPVLYWLRVWQRRLFRYLSWYATTRKYSLSLVTSEKLPYRYKKHTSKLIRRLGDSDIQLQYNKVTNLKLAVKELDGIIIGPKEYFSFCRLVGLPTRKRGFIAGMELSFGQARSGIGGGICQISNLIHWLALHSELKIIERANHSFDPFPDDGRVLPFGSGAAIFYNYIDLVLYNPTDKHFQIRLNVSEHQLEGELLCDVPRQYSFHIYEKNHQFVRKNGVIFRHNEIWRDILTKYNVNAQPVCLSSTQLYQNQVVVKYQVADEDVSNEKS; encoded by the coding sequence ATGCGTAAACCGTTATCTCATTATCATCCTGTACTATATTGGTTACGAGTATGGCAACGGAGGTTATTTCGTTACCTGTCTTGGTATGCTACAACACGTAAATACAGCCTATCTCTTGTTACTAGTGAAAAACTACCTTATCGTTATAAAAAGCATACTTCTAAATTAATTCGTCGATTGGGTGATAGCGATATCCAGCTGCAATATAATAAAGTCACTAATTTGAAACTGGCTGTTAAAGAGTTAGATGGTATTATTATCGGGCCAAAAGAGTACTTTTCATTTTGTCGTTTAGTCGGTTTACCGACTCGCAAAAGAGGTTTTATTGCCGGTATGGAGCTCTCTTTTGGGCAAGCTCGTAGTGGTATTGGCGGTGGAATTTGTCAGATTAGTAATTTAATTCACTGGTTAGCACTACATTCTGAGCTAAAAATTATTGAGAGAGCTAATCATAGTTTTGATCCATTTCCTGATGATGGACGAGTATTGCCATTTGGTTCTGGAGCTGCAATATTTTATAACTATATTGATCTGGTTCTTTATAATCCTACTGACAAACATTTCCAGATTCGTCTAAATGTAAGTGAGCACCAACTGGAGGGGGAACTTTTATGTGATGTTCCTCGTCAATATAGTTTTCATATATACGAAAAAAATCATCAATTTGTTAGAAAAAATGGCGTTATTTTCCGTCATAACGAGATTTGGCGTGATATTTTAACTAAATATAATGTCAATGCACAGCCAGTCTGTTTAAGTTCAACGCAGCTATATCAAAATCAGGTTGTAGTTAAGTATCAGGTTGCTGATGAGGATGTGAGTAATGAAAAAAGTTAG